The proteins below are encoded in one region of Sulfolobus sp. A20:
- a CDS encoding NAD(P)-dependent oxidoreductase, protein METIQNVNSLNKLNLKVIITDPVDEYMIKTLQSYGLAVDYKPEISREELLKIIDQYEILVVRSRTKVDKEIIERGKNLKVIARAGIGLDNIDVDEASKRNIRIVYAPGASTDSAAELTIGLMIVAARRLYESMNMAKANIFKKVEGTELAGKTIGIIGFGRIGTKVAKVCKALDMSVIVYDIVDIKDRAKQLGVEIANSLEELLSKADVISFHVTVDKNAKPILDEHNFKYVKNNAIIINTSRAVIVDGKALLKYIREKNIVYATDVFWHEPPKEEWEYELLRNERVIVTTHIGAQTKEAQHRVAVVTTNNLVNTLKEIGVIT, encoded by the coding sequence ATGGAGACTATCCAGAATGTTAACTCTTTAAATAAATTAAATCTAAAAGTAATAATAACCGATCCAGTTGATGAATACATGATAAAAACTTTACAAAGTTATGGTTTAGCTGTGGACTATAAGCCAGAAATATCTAGAGAAGAACTATTGAAGATAATCGATCAATACGAGATACTAGTAGTGAGAAGTAGAACTAAGGTAGACAAAGAAATCATAGAGAGAGGGAAGAATCTTAAAGTTATAGCAAGAGCTGGTATAGGATTGGATAATATAGATGTAGACGAAGCCTCTAAGAGGAATATAAGAATAGTTTATGCCCCTGGTGCTTCTACAGATTCTGCAGCCGAGCTAACTATAGGGCTGATGATAGTCGCTGCTAGAAGACTTTATGAGTCTATGAATATGGCTAAGGCTAACATATTTAAGAAAGTTGAAGGCACTGAGTTAGCTGGAAAAACAATAGGGATTATTGGCTTTGGTAGGATTGGAACTAAGGTAGCAAAAGTTTGTAAAGCATTAGATATGAGCGTAATAGTTTATGACATAGTAGATATTAAAGATAGAGCTAAACAATTAGGAGTAGAAATAGCTAATAGTTTAGAAGAGTTATTAAGCAAAGCCGATGTAATTTCTTTTCATGTAACTGTAGATAAAAACGCTAAGCCAATACTCGATGAACATAATTTCAAATATGTTAAAAATAATGCTATTATAATTAACACTAGCAGGGCAGTGATAGTGGATGGCAAAGCTCTTCTAAAATATATCAGAGAGAAGAACATAGTATATGCAACTGACGTATTTTGGCACGAGCCGCCAAAAGAGGAATGGGAATATGAATTATTAAGGAATGAGAGAGTAATAGTAACAACTCATATTGGTGCACAAACTAAAGAGGCTCAGCACAGAGTAGCTGTAGTAACTACAAATAACCTTGTAAACACGTTAAAGGAGATTGGTGTAATAACTTGA
- a CDS encoding alanine--glyoxylate aminotransferase family protein, whose protein sequence is MMLIPGPVNVPLSVLQASLTLVNHRSDKFRETVKNLESLMINHFNATRVALLSGSGTLAVESMVFSLLRRGEKVITFPYGEFGNRLKDSLNRRGVKVVSYEKKEGEFFTIDEVKKAIEENKDATAVALVHNETSVGIAFRDLETISKVVKGSGLKLLVDSVSGFAAFPLYVNKWKIDAVATASQKALASIPGLGFVALSDDGINEINSSDLPAYLDLGLHLKFQDKGETPFTPTVGAFFASEKAAKILDSEGIQNRWKRHEACSLYLRGIMSKIGFEVLGNMNNFSNTVIAAFPPIPVNTLISELAKRNIEISKGMGNLSTKIIRIGILGVVDDRALIKLVNAMNEILHTNIYQDPPNDCKLPEELKAEVIWD, encoded by the coding sequence TTGATGCTAATTCCGGGTCCAGTAAACGTTCCACTAAGTGTATTGCAAGCTTCTCTAACTCTTGTTAATCATAGATCTGATAAGTTTAGAGAAACGGTAAAGAACTTAGAGTCTTTAATGATCAATCACTTCAATGCCACTAGAGTTGCTTTATTAAGCGGTTCCGGCACATTAGCCGTAGAGTCAATGGTCTTCTCCTTATTAAGACGAGGGGAAAAAGTGATAACATTTCCCTATGGAGAGTTTGGTAATAGGCTAAAAGATTCCTTGAATAGAAGAGGTGTAAAGGTAGTAAGTTATGAGAAGAAAGAAGGGGAATTCTTTACCATAGATGAGGTTAAAAAGGCTATAGAGGAAAATAAGGATGCTACAGCTGTAGCTCTAGTTCATAACGAGACGAGTGTTGGTATTGCGTTTAGGGATCTAGAAACTATCAGTAAAGTGGTTAAAGGTAGTGGACTTAAATTACTAGTGGATTCTGTATCAGGATTTGCTGCTTTCCCGCTTTATGTTAACAAGTGGAAAATAGATGCAGTAGCTACTGCAAGTCAAAAGGCTTTAGCTAGCATACCCGGCCTAGGCTTTGTAGCTTTATCAGATGACGGGATTAATGAGATAAATAGTTCTGATTTGCCAGCATATTTAGATTTAGGATTACATTTGAAATTTCAAGATAAGGGAGAGACACCATTTACGCCAACAGTTGGGGCATTTTTTGCTTCTGAGAAAGCTGCTAAAATATTAGATAGTGAAGGAATCCAAAATAGATGGAAGAGACATGAGGCATGTTCATTATATTTAAGGGGAATTATGAGTAAAATTGGTTTTGAAGTGTTAGGGAATATGAATAATTTCTCAAATACTGTAATAGCAGCATTCCCTCCTATTCCAGTTAATACGTTAATATCTGAATTAGCTAAGAGAAATATCGAGATTAGTAAAGGAATGGGAAACTTGTCGACTAAGATAATAAGAATAGGCATCTTAGGTGTAGTTGATGATAGGGCTCTAATTAAATTAGTTAATGCAATGAATGAGATCTTGCACACCAATATATATCAAGATCCACCTAACGATTGTAAGTTGCCGGAAGAGTTAAAAGCAGAAGTTATATGGGATTAA
- a CDS encoding DNA-directed RNA polymerase subunit K — MGLRGNLILSSQDLHFNEIFVYLWQNRLTKYEKARIVSARALQLAMGAPALIDISSLNTPDLDVVTIAEAELEKGALPITIRRKLPNGKVVLISVKKS; from the coding sequence ATGGGATTAAGGGGGAATTTAATTTTGTCTTCACAAGATTTACATTTTAATGAGATTTTCGTCTATTTATGGCAAAATAGGTTAACCAAGTATGAGAAAGCCAGAATAGTTAGTGCTAGGGCTTTACAGTTGGCCATGGGAGCTCCTGCACTTATTGATATAAGCAGTTTAAATACTCCAGATTTAGACGTTGTGACTATAGCTGAGGCTGAGCTTGAAAAGGGTGCATTACCGATTACTATTAGACGAAAGTTACCTAATGGTAAGGTGGTTTTAATATCGGTTAAGAAGAGTTAA
- a CDS encoding DNA topoisomerase I, whose amino-acid sequence MDLCNINNFNLIIAEKSKAAKKIADALSDKPILCKKYGISYWVIFYKGTHYVVAPAAGHLFGLEGKDGFPVFDAEWKPLWDIDKTAYYTKKYYNLLSLLSKRAKSFINACDYDVEGSVIGYLIIKFLGDVKRAKRIKFSALTKSDIINAFNNISNLDYNMISAGIARHKIDWIWGINISRALMIALHSITKKRVILSAGRVQSPTLVQVVNSEVQRNLHIPLPKFGITITVKFGDLTFNISLDKQFDKLDDAKKFLNNIIGKRVKIVERKTDFKIIERPSPFNLTDLQVEAGKLFGISPYNVEKIAEELYLDGLISYPRTNSQRIPKTVNIFEIVQNLERTQYRKLIGLVKEMTGNKFIVRQGQKDDPAHPAIHPTGQLNTKLVGNRFKLYDLIVRRFLASISKDAKVSIVTYQIKGIRTDVSFSLSFNKIVERNWLDLYPYHYIKEDKVIDLKVGEEGIVTSGRARIVLNKSDARFTRVSLLKWMESSGLGTEATRGRIIELLIKRKYVKLNGRYLVPTELGFYVADILNKFFPVIVDVKLTADMENRLEMIKLGKVSEEEVVKYNIERLNQFIKEYEKNKENVGIWLGKALGFLRYNKCKYCNFESYKDDLCVYHYTAKRKLLDSLNVWKERTGYAEDKILKKLYSSKITGIYIKDVIKDFMSNDESHAKPI is encoded by the coding sequence ATGGACTTATGTAATATCAACAATTTTAATCTTATAATTGCCGAAAAATCTAAAGCAGCTAAAAAAATTGCTGATGCACTCTCAGATAAACCCATATTGTGTAAAAAGTATGGTATCAGTTATTGGGTGATATTTTATAAAGGCACTCATTATGTTGTAGCCCCTGCTGCTGGACATTTATTTGGATTAGAAGGAAAAGACGGTTTTCCAGTCTTTGACGCTGAATGGAAACCTTTGTGGGATATTGATAAAACAGCGTATTATACAAAAAAATACTATAATCTTTTATCTCTTTTAAGTAAGAGAGCGAAAAGTTTTATCAATGCTTGTGATTACGACGTAGAAGGGTCTGTAATAGGCTATTTAATAATAAAATTTCTTGGTGACGTTAAGAGAGCAAAAAGGATTAAATTCTCAGCTTTAACCAAAAGTGATATAATAAATGCATTTAACAATATTTCAAATTTGGATTATAATATGATATCAGCTGGAATAGCTAGACACAAAATAGATTGGATATGGGGGATTAATATAAGTAGAGCATTGATGATAGCGTTGCATAGTATAACTAAAAAAAGAGTTATATTAAGTGCAGGTAGAGTACAAAGTCCTACATTAGTTCAAGTCGTTAATTCTGAAGTTCAAAGAAATTTGCATATTCCGTTACCCAAATTCGGGATAACAATAACGGTAAAGTTTGGTGATTTAACGTTTAATATCTCGTTAGACAAGCAATTCGATAAATTAGATGACGCTAAAAAATTTCTGAATAATATTATCGGAAAAAGAGTAAAGATCGTAGAGAGGAAAACGGATTTTAAGATTATAGAAAGACCTTCCCCATTTAATCTTACTGACCTCCAAGTTGAAGCGGGTAAACTGTTCGGAATCTCACCATATAATGTGGAGAAAATAGCTGAAGAATTGTATTTAGATGGTCTAATAAGTTATCCTAGAACTAATAGTCAAAGAATTCCTAAAACGGTCAATATATTTGAAATTGTACAAAATCTCGAGAGGACACAGTATAGAAAATTGATAGGGCTAGTAAAAGAGATGACTGGTAATAAATTTATTGTTAGGCAGGGTCAGAAGGATGACCCTGCTCATCCAGCTATCCATCCTACCGGTCAACTTAATACTAAATTAGTTGGAAACAGGTTCAAATTATATGATTTAATAGTAAGACGATTTTTAGCTTCAATATCTAAAGATGCTAAAGTCAGTATAGTAACCTATCAAATTAAGGGTATCAGAACGGACGTTTCGTTTTCCCTATCGTTCAATAAAATAGTCGAGAGGAATTGGCTCGACTTATACCCTTATCACTATATTAAGGAGGATAAAGTGATTGATCTTAAAGTTGGTGAGGAAGGTATTGTCACGAGTGGCAGAGCTAGAATTGTATTAAATAAATCTGATGCCAGATTCACTAGGGTGAGTTTACTTAAGTGGATGGAATCTTCTGGGCTAGGGACGGAAGCTACACGTGGTCGAATAATCGAATTACTGATAAAGAGGAAATATGTTAAATTAAATGGGAGGTATCTAGTGCCTACTGAACTTGGATTTTACGTAGCAGATATATTGAATAAGTTTTTCCCAGTTATAGTTGATGTAAAGTTGACTGCAGACATGGAAAATAGATTAGAGATGATAAAGTTAGGTAAGGTTTCAGAAGAGGAGGTAGTAAAATATAATATAGAGAGATTAAATCAATTTATTAAAGAATATGAAAAAAATAAGGAAAACGTGGGGATATGGTTAGGTAAAGCATTGGGATTTTTAAGATATAATAAATGCAAGTATTGTAACTTTGAAAGTTATAAGGACGATTTATGTGTGTATCATTATACTGCTAAACGTAAACTATTAGATTCTTTGAATGTCTGGAAAGAAAGAACTGGTTATGCTGAAGATAAAATATTGAAGAAATTATACAGCAGTAAAATTACAGGTATATATATAAAGGACGTCATAAAAGATTTTATGAGTAATGATGAAAGTCATGCCAAGCCGATTTAA
- the cdvC gene encoding cell division protein CdvC — protein MSAQVMLEDMARKYAILAVKADKEGKVDDAITYYKKAIDVLVQIITLYPDSVAKTAYEQMINEYKKRINYLQKLVPVSEDGDSTGKGNEEVIITEKPKVSFNEIVGLEEVKEALKEAIIYPTKRPDLFPLGWPRGILLYGPPGCGKTMIAAAVANEIDSIFIQLDAASVMSKWLGEAEKNVANTFKMAREESKKQNKPAIIFIDEIDALLGVYSTEVGGEARVRNQFLKEMDGLLDKSENYKVYVVGATNKPWRLDEPFLRRFQKRIYVKLPDYEQRLSLFKYYTSKIKLANDVSLEELAKMTEGYTSSDIRDIVQSAHIKVIKEMFKNNLTEPRPVSMEDFKEILKVRMPSVNQELIKAYEAWTEKFKAL, from the coding sequence ATGAGCGCCCAAGTAATGCTAGAAGATATGGCGAGAAAATATGCTATACTAGCCGTGAAAGCTGATAAAGAGGGTAAGGTAGATGATGCGATAACATATTATAAGAAGGCAATAGATGTATTAGTTCAAATCATAACCTTATATCCGGATTCAGTAGCTAAAACCGCATATGAGCAAATGATAAACGAGTACAAGAAAAGAATAAATTATCTTCAAAAGCTAGTCCCAGTTTCAGAGGATGGAGATAGTACCGGAAAGGGTAATGAAGAAGTAATAATAACTGAGAAACCTAAAGTCTCATTTAATGAAATTGTAGGTCTAGAAGAAGTTAAAGAGGCATTAAAAGAGGCTATTATATATCCTACTAAAAGACCAGACCTATTCCCGTTGGGATGGCCTAGAGGAATTTTACTTTATGGCCCACCAGGATGCGGTAAAACTATGATAGCAGCTGCTGTTGCAAACGAGATAGACTCGATATTCATCCAGTTAGACGCTGCTTCAGTAATGTCTAAATGGTTAGGCGAGGCTGAGAAAAACGTAGCTAATACTTTCAAAATGGCTAGAGAAGAATCAAAAAAACAAAATAAGCCAGCAATTATATTTATAGATGAAATAGATGCCTTGCTAGGAGTGTATTCAACGGAAGTAGGTGGAGAAGCTAGAGTGAGAAACCAGTTTCTGAAGGAAATGGATGGTCTACTTGATAAGTCAGAGAATTATAAGGTTTATGTTGTAGGCGCAACCAATAAGCCCTGGAGACTTGACGAACCTTTCCTAAGAAGATTCCAGAAAAGGATTTATGTTAAGTTACCAGATTATGAACAAAGACTATCATTATTCAAGTATTATACATCAAAAATTAAACTAGCTAATGATGTGAGTCTTGAAGAATTAGCTAAGATGACTGAAGGTTATACGAGTAGTGACATCAGAGATATAGTACAGTCAGCTCACATTAAAGTGATAAAAGAAATGTTTAAGAATAACTTAACAGAACCTAGACCAGTTTCGATGGAAGACTTTAAAGAAATATTGAAGGTTAGGATGCCTAGTGTTAATCAAGAACTTATAAAGGCTTATGAAGCTTGGACTGAGAAGTTTAAAGCACTATAA
- the cdvB gene encoding cell division protein CdvB produces the protein MLEKLSFIFNAEKKRKAQLGKILTEISLKLKDQQTRLEEAIRRLKDRDKELFEKVVRAQVEGDDAKAKIYAQEIADIRKIIKVIYTAFLAIEKVRLKLDTVQELQGVSLVLYPVAKILGDLKDQIKGIAPEVAIALDSIISSVNGIAVETGTINDRGVIPAVVDEQARQILDEAQKMAEIKVKELLPDLPHPPIEQPRLQKVSIKKVTEKEILDYIMTNGGFLDIEHFSRSYGVDKQEVLKLLEVMKSKGLISVES, from the coding sequence ATGCTAGAAAAGTTATCATTTATTTTTAATGCGGAGAAGAAACGAAAAGCTCAACTAGGTAAGATACTTACTGAAATATCCCTTAAGCTAAAGGACCAGCAAACCAGATTAGAGGAAGCTATAAGAAGGTTAAAGGATAGAGACAAAGAATTATTTGAGAAAGTAGTGAGAGCACAAGTAGAAGGAGATGATGCTAAGGCAAAAATCTACGCTCAAGAAATAGCTGACATAAGGAAGATAATTAAAGTGATCTATACTGCATTTCTTGCGATAGAGAAGGTTAGATTAAAGTTAGATACTGTTCAAGAATTGCAAGGAGTATCTTTAGTTCTATATCCGGTGGCAAAGATATTAGGTGATTTGAAAGATCAGATAAAGGGAATAGCTCCAGAAGTCGCGATAGCTTTGGATTCAATAATAAGCAGCGTAAATGGCATCGCTGTGGAAACTGGGACTATAAATGATAGGGGTGTAATTCCAGCAGTAGTAGACGAACAAGCTAGGCAAATACTAGACGAGGCTCAGAAGATGGCAGAAATTAAGGTAAAAGAATTACTTCCTGATCTTCCACATCCTCCGATAGAACAACCAAGACTACAAAAGGTAAGTATCAAGAAAGTTACAGAGAAAGAGATTCTAGATTACATAATGACTAATGGTGGGTTCTTGGATATTGAGCACTTCAGTAGATCATATGGGGTGGATAAACAAGAAGTACTAAAGTTGTTAGAAGTGATGAAAAGTAAAGGTCTAATCTCAGTGGAAAGTTAG
- the cdvA gene encoding cell division protein CdvA: MMSLYLLTSPNVYKYYLKDQIFLRSITMPVSYEVLTKFIGQKIKDIYSRELGYLVHVYSEIDGTITGIEVSQGNSIMTVEPERIKFDGDSISILPDWKAEAMRILTLMEKIRKRQRALEELFNKQEIPKSEYDEMKRKLDTEMLKLKDEQSKLKGKLKVRLNEIEDQLSHLDKAIISLKMSYISSEVPETAYKNSVEILRQSKESYTLERDDIRKTLDRLDSLDKESIELKPLGSLTTQQQNDTKADQSKSEIPLPIPVKVINTL, from the coding sequence ATGATGAGTCTCTACCTTCTGACGAGCCCTAATGTTTATAAGTATTACTTAAAAGACCAAATATTTTTGAGGAGTATTACCATGCCCGTTTCGTACGAAGTGCTAACGAAATTCATAGGACAAAAAATTAAAGACATATATAGTAGAGAGCTTGGTTATTTAGTTCACGTTTACAGTGAGATAGATGGGACTATTACCGGAATAGAAGTATCTCAAGGAAACTCAATAATGACAGTAGAACCAGAAAGAATAAAGTTTGATGGAGATAGTATATCAATACTACCAGATTGGAAAGCAGAAGCTATGAGAATATTAACCTTAATGGAAAAAATCAGAAAGAGGCAGAGAGCATTAGAGGAGTTATTTAACAAACAAGAGATTCCTAAGAGCGAGTATGATGAGATGAAGAGAAAATTGGACACAGAGATGCTAAAGTTAAAGGACGAGCAAAGTAAACTGAAGGGAAAATTGAAGGTAAGATTAAATGAGATTGAAGATCAATTGTCACATTTAGATAAAGCTATAATTTCCTTAAAGATGAGTTATATCTCCTCAGAGGTCCCTGAAACAGCATATAAGAACTCTGTTGAGATACTAAGGCAATCTAAAGAGAGTTATACTCTAGAGAGAGATGATATAAGGAAGACACTAGATAGACTAGACTCATTAGATAAGGAATCTATAGAACTTAAGCCTTTAGGCTCCTTAACTACGCAACAGCAGAACGATACAAAGGCTGATCAATCCAAATCGGAAATACCATTGCCTATACCAGTAAAGGTAATAAATACTCTTTGA
- the eno gene encoding phosphopyruvate hydratase — MTNYFLIDRIRGIEIIDSRGNPTLRVFVRTKGGIESFGDAPAGASKGTKEAIEIRDPATLSVKKAVEIVNYVVDPSLHSFDVRDQTKVDNTLIQMDSTENKSKIGGNSMIATSIAVLKTAAKALQLETFQYISGPKYSRIPIPLLNIINGGVHAGNKLKIQEFIIIPANFKTFKEALMASLEIYRSLKNLIAERYGKIFTAVGDEGGFSPPLENTRDALDLLVASIKNLGYEKQVFLGMDAASSEFFNEKKNTYTLDDKEFSPDKLEEYYLQLASEYPIIYLEDPFEENSFEKFSELQSKLKNTIVTGDDIYATNIKYLKTGIDKKSTRGVIVKPNQVGTLTETFKFIDLARSNSIKTIISHRSGETEDNFIADLAVGVSSDFIKTGAPARGERISKYNRLLEIENKYEIEYNGKYFWL, encoded by the coding sequence ATGACTAACTATTTCTTGATAGATAGAATAAGAGGAATCGAAATAATAGATTCGAGAGGGAACCCAACTTTAAGAGTATTCGTAAGAACTAAGGGAGGAATAGAGTCTTTTGGAGATGCCCCAGCTGGTGCTTCTAAAGGAACAAAAGAGGCTATAGAAATCAGAGACCCAGCTACTCTAAGCGTCAAAAAGGCTGTAGAAATAGTTAATTACGTAGTAGACCCCTCGTTACACAGCTTTGATGTTAGAGATCAAACAAAAGTCGACAATACATTAATCCAAATGGACTCAACAGAGAATAAGAGCAAAATAGGAGGAAACTCTATGATAGCCACTTCTATAGCTGTTTTAAAGACAGCTGCTAAAGCCTTACAACTTGAAACTTTCCAATACATCTCTGGACCCAAATATTCTAGGATTCCGATTCCTCTGCTTAACATTATCAATGGGGGAGTTCATGCCGGAAATAAACTAAAGATCCAAGAATTCATAATAATTCCAGCGAATTTTAAGACCTTTAAGGAAGCTTTAATGGCTTCCCTTGAAATTTATAGAAGTCTAAAGAATTTAATAGCTGAAAGATATGGTAAGATCTTCACGGCAGTTGGTGACGAAGGAGGATTTTCTCCACCTCTAGAAAACACTAGAGATGCACTAGATCTTCTCGTTGCTTCTATCAAAAATCTTGGCTATGAAAAACAAGTATTCCTAGGCATGGATGCAGCGTCTTCAGAATTCTTTAACGAGAAGAAAAATACTTATACTCTAGACGATAAAGAATTTTCTCCAGATAAATTGGAAGAATATTACCTTCAGCTGGCTTCAGAATATCCTATAATTTACTTAGAGGATCCTTTTGAAGAAAATTCATTTGAAAAATTTAGCGAGCTTCAAAGCAAATTAAAGAACACAATCGTAACTGGAGATGATATTTATGCTACTAATATAAAATATTTAAAAACTGGAATAGATAAAAAATCTACTAGAGGAGTTATCGTAAAACCAAATCAAGTTGGCACTTTAACTGAAACATTCAAATTTATAGATTTAGCTAGAAGTAATTCAATTAAGACGATAATAAGCCATAGAAGTGGAGAGACAGAAGATAACTTTATAGCAGACTTAGCAGTAGGAGTCTCCTCAGATTTCATAAAGACTGGAGCACCGGCAAGAGGCGAAAGAATTAGTAAATATAACAGATTATTAGAAATAGAAAATAAATATGAAATAGAATATAATGGAAAATATTTTTGGCTTTAA
- a CDS encoding 3CxxC-type zinc finger protein: MPKKKQSDPYVCPNCGNRAEKPDKTWQLISPLPDSYGRITITVMGSFTCSNCGNKWKAVVSKIKAGGSSVEIEGKKGVKKIESKDSSQKEEEGEVIELDLSDLDEDEEE, translated from the coding sequence ATGCCAAAAAAGAAACAATCTGACCCATACGTTTGCCCAAACTGTGGTAATAGGGCTGAGAAGCCAGATAAGACGTGGCAATTGATATCTCCACTTCCAGATTCCTACGGAAGAATAACAATAACCGTAATGGGTTCATTTACATGTAGTAATTGTGGTAATAAATGGAAAGCAGTAGTATCTAAGATTAAGGCTGGAGGTTCTTCCGTAGAAATTGAAGGGAAAAAAGGCGTAAAGAAAATCGAGTCTAAGGATTCTAGCCAAAAAGAAGAAGAGGGAGAGGTAATAGAATTGGATTTAAGTGATCTTGATGAAGATGAAGAAGAGTGA
- a CDS encoding signal peptidase I — MKMKKSDIAIILIIALIYVIMFSNIVQSASVEGVSMYPVFQNGALTFYTQPVNVQVGNIIIYRSPYYNNYVIHRVIGINQDSNYVTQGVDKITNPLPDNRIGLEPINGIPHNLVVGKVLEVDNVTFSIPYLGYISILFSSII; from the coding sequence ATGAAGATGAAGAAGAGTGATATTGCAATAATTCTAATTATAGCCTTAATATACGTCATAATGTTCTCTAATATAGTCCAGAGTGCAAGCGTAGAAGGTGTCTCAATGTATCCTGTATTTCAAAATGGAGCGCTGACCTTCTATACTCAGCCTGTTAATGTACAAGTAGGAAATATTATAATATATAGATCACCATATTATAATAATTACGTAATTCACAGGGTAATAGGGATAAATCAAGATAGTAATTATGTAACGCAAGGTGTAGATAAAATAACTAATCCTTTACCGGATAATAGAATAGGGTTAGAGCCAATAAATGGTATACCTCATAACCTAGTTGTTGGAAAAGTTTTAGAAGTAGATAACGTAACATTTTCAATACCATATCTTGGATACATTTCAATATTGTTTTCCTCTATTATTTAA
- the gcvPB gene encoding aminomethyl-transferring glycine dehydrogenase subunit GcvPB, which produces MWKQAKWDEPLIFEINPHEKTRQGVLINKDEEIRNLVKDIEIPRNLIRESSPELPSLSEPEVIRHYVRLSQMSFGVDNGMVPLGSCTMKYNPKIEEASSKITESHHPLEDEDFVQGILEMMYELQQWFAEITGMDECSLQVPAGSAGELAGVLMMKKYHKVNNRAYKDEVLVADTAHGTNPASASMAGYKVIYVRSNSEGLVDLDILREVVNQRTAGFMLTNPNTLGLFEENILEISKTIHNENAILYYDGANLNGILGISRPGDMGFDIVHLNLHKTFAVPHGGGGPGAGVICAKGELKDYLPYPIVDKINGKYSLSKIPKNTIGKIATFYGNVGNLARSYTYILGLGPQGVQAVGKMSTLATNYLIAKLKEVKELELIAPNRPRKHEVVFSAKPLADKYGVTANDIAKALLDNGFYAPTIYFPPIIEESLMIEPTETETKETLDQFADVLKKIVEIAKTNPKAVMDSPSNTSIKRLDQVYANHPTSITPTYRVLRLRKLGKISSLK; this is translated from the coding sequence ATGTGGAAACAAGCTAAATGGGACGAACCATTAATATTTGAAATAAATCCGCACGAAAAAACGAGGCAGGGGGTATTAATCAATAAGGATGAGGAAATAAGAAACTTGGTTAAAGATATTGAAATTCCGCGTAATTTGATACGTGAAAGCTCCCCAGAACTGCCCTCATTATCTGAACCAGAAGTTATAAGGCATTACGTTAGACTTTCTCAAATGAGCTTTGGTGTAGATAACGGCATGGTACCTTTAGGATCTTGTACAATGAAATATAATCCGAAAATTGAGGAGGCTTCAAGTAAGATAACTGAAAGTCATCATCCACTTGAAGATGAAGATTTCGTGCAGGGTATTCTAGAGATGATGTATGAGTTACAGCAGTGGTTTGCTGAAATAACTGGAATGGACGAGTGCAGTCTTCAAGTACCTGCTGGGTCAGCTGGAGAATTAGCCGGTGTCCTAATGATGAAGAAATATCATAAAGTTAATAATAGAGCATATAAGGATGAAGTTCTAGTTGCTGATACCGCTCATGGGACTAATCCAGCTAGTGCGTCAATGGCTGGTTATAAAGTAATTTATGTTAGGTCTAATAGCGAGGGGTTAGTGGATTTAGATATCCTAAGAGAAGTAGTAAATCAGAGAACAGCAGGATTTATGTTAACTAATCCAAATACTTTAGGATTGTTTGAGGAGAATATTTTAGAGATATCCAAGACGATTCACAATGAGAATGCAATTCTATATTACGATGGAGCCAATTTGAATGGAATATTAGGAATTAGCAGACCAGGCGATATGGGGTTTGATATAGTACACTTAAACCTTCATAAAACCTTTGCTGTACCACATGGTGGTGGAGGTCCAGGTGCTGGAGTAATATGTGCCAAAGGTGAATTGAAAGATTATTTACCGTATCCGATAGTAGACAAAATAAATGGGAAATATAGTTTGAGTAAAATTCCAAAAAATACCATAGGAAAAATAGCCACTTTCTACGGAAATGTAGGGAACCTAGCGAGAAGTTATACTTATATTTTAGGATTAGGTCCTCAAGGAGTTCAAGCTGTAGGTAAGATGAGTACACTAGCTACAAACTACTTAATAGCCAAACTTAAGGAAGTTAAAGAATTAGAGTTAATTGCACCCAACAGACCTAGAAAGCACGAAGTAGTATTTAGTGCGAAACCGTTAGCTGATAAATATGGCGTAACTGCAAACGACATTGCTAAGGCTCTATTAGATAATGGATTTTATGCCCCGACCATTTACTTCCCGCCTATCATTGAAGAGTCGTTAATGATAGAACCTACTGAGACTGAAACGAAGGAAACACTAGATCAATTTGCAGATGTTTTGAAAAAGATTGTGGAAATTGCTAAAACTAATCCTAAAGCAGTAATGGATAGCCCTAGTAATACTTCAATAAAGAGACTTGATCAAGTATATGCTAATCATCCTACTAGTATAACGCCTACATATAGAGTGTTAAGGCTAAGAAAATTAGGCAAAATATCTTCACTTAAATAA